ATATTGAAAATGAATTCCTGGTTAAACAAGGataataacaagaggtaaatctattcatttgagtcgtttatgccataagtggaatctacatccctagattcaaTTTTGAGTGAAAGTTCTCCATTTGCATTTATCATTTATTAAACCAGATTTGTAAACAATAGCATTATAATCTTCTTGCTCAGATTCATtataagtctaaataatagagaaaataagGACCTAATACTTGTAGACATTGCTCCTCGTTGGATCGACCTAATATTTGCCCAAAACTACTAagtgacctgtatacttgcagtccaacgggtaaAATTCAGAaataaacttgcattgatataaaaatccCGTCAGTTTCAGAATAGAAAATTTTACTAATTAGAAGTAATTCAAGCACTCGTCCATTTTCTAGTATATTAGGAATTACATGCTCTAGCAAGAAAAGTTTCATGGAGCTTAATTGTCATTAatattaagttttttttttaattttatagttGTTGGCATCTGGGGAAAATAAATAGCAAATCCAGAACATGCGCAAAACGTTTAGAATTAATGTTCTATAcactaatagtgtatacacttttACCGTTGaatgcatgacacataattcgaatttaaatttgaaacccaaattttgcatatgtatcTGCATTCAACCGTGATAGCGTATACattgtcaatatatataaaatttacttaaACATTTAACGTAAACAAATTTTTAGTTGTTAGCATTTGGGAAAATTCCTATTATTTGCTAGTATCTGATCTGATGGAATGAAAAAGCAGTAGTGTTTGTCAATTAAGCTTGATTGAATGACCTATTTGCGTAAACCCTTGCAAAGATATAGATTAGTTTGACCTAAAACACGTGCATTACTTGTGCATTATTTTGTATAATGCTAATATTATTAGTGGAAGAAATAATTTATAGTGCTTGATTGTACTTGTATAGTCACCAAATGCAAGAGTTTAATTAAATAGGTCGTTGAATCAAGCTCAATCAACACACATCGATGCTTTTTCACTCCATCAGATCAGATACAAGATAATAATAAGAATTTTTTGAGACTCTAATCAAGTTGCTCATCTCAAAATGGTGATTGGGAAGGCGAAACAAGTTGCTTACCTCTATTAATTTCCTGATCAGGTAACATGGAAAAAGTTTTTGAATTATGATGTAATCAGGGTATCGATTCCCATTTAATTTCTTTGTAATGGACCTTTAGGCCCTCCAATGtacccaaaaataaaataaacctacaTACAACAAGCACaatagaaataaacacataGATGAAAAGCAAATATATTAAACAAACActcatatacatacatatatgtcctctctttctctcccaaTCTCCTCCTAAAAATATATGGACAATAATAATATTTCTAAATATGAAGACGGCTACTAGGAAGCCGCAATTaagtatatatttatttaccctaaaattaattatttatagtATAATAATTTGCTGTACATTATATTATAGTATATTATATTAAAGCCTATTTAGTATTACATGCAATTCAGTTCCAGGGGTAGTTGCCATCGAAGATCCCTGGATCACTCATAGCAACCTGAAAAGGGGAAGCAACTTGAGTTGAATGGTCATTGATATTAAAATGTatagctttttttttaaaaaaaaattatagttgTTGGCATTTAGGGAAAATAAATAGCAAATCCAAAACATGTGCAAAACATTTAACGTAAACAAATTTTTATAGTTGTTGGGAAAATTCCTATTATTTTCTAGTATCTGATTGGATGGAATGAAACAGCAGCAATGTTTGTCGATTGAGCTTGACTAAATGACTTATTTACGTAAACTCTTGCAAAGATATAGATTGGTTTGACCTAAAACATGTGCATTACTTGTGCATTCTTTTGTAAAATTCTAATATTATTAGTGGCAGAAATAATTTATAGTGCTTGATTCTACTTATATAGTCACCGAATGCAAGAGTTTAATTAAATAGGTCGTTTAATCAAGCTCAATCGACACACATTGATTCTTTTTCATTCCATCAGATCAGATACAAGATAATAATAGGAATTTTTCGTCACTCTAATCAAGTTGCTTACTTCAAAATGGTGATCGAGGAGGCGAAACATTTACTTTTCTCCTTTAATGTTTATCGAACCAATCCTAAAAATTTATTTGGTTTTTCTTAAAGGGGTGGATAACTATGAAGGCGAACCCTATTTTACGAGAGAATGCCTAACACGATGAGATGTGTTGATTGATAATTGGAATGAAATAGCGTCTAGGAacaatcttagagaaaaataaattgtgCAAATGTAAGCAGTCCAGGTTAGggaaattttatcattttaagaaaattatatgtacttttaacttttttttttccaaaactccaTTTTACAGTTTCATCTTCCACCTTAAtccaaaatgactaaaatggaTGTTTatgttaaatttattttttgttgtgGACAAAGCGATTTACCATGTTGTATATGAATTATAAAGAAATTCAACAAATTTCTCCTTTTCTGTCATCTGTCTCCCAAGGTCCAAGAAATCATCTCTGCTATCTCGATCACTATTGTTCAAGATGGGTGTGTTAGtattcctttttttgttttttgtcatAAATAGCTCTAACTATAACTTTTTGTTCTGTGGACCTCTCATGCATCGCACGAGGATAATGGTAGTTAGAACTAATAATACAGACATCTCATGCATCTCACTAGGTTCTTTACTTTTTTGTTAATATAATACTCCCTCCGTTCCTTATTAGATGTCCTAATCCATTGTTTCTTTTTATCTGTCATTTTATGATATCAAGAAAGCATTTATGAACTTTTTTCCAAATTTACCGTTGCTTACCCTTTCAACTTTCTTGAATTGGAACTCTAAATAATTAAATGCAGTATTTGTAGCATTAACAATAGAAGTAGTTGAAGAGATGAAGAATTAAATTGAAATGTGTCTATAAATTGGGATTGACCAACTCCATTACATAGTCATCTAAAGAAAATGGAGATCGATAAAGATATCAATGTTTCAAATTCTATAAAATTGTCCAACTCAAGTGTAGTGTTCAgtggagaaaaaaagaaagttacTCTAAATTTTGACTTGAATGTACTTGCAGATCGTGGGTTCGacttgaacaaatttccagacgAAGGAGATGATGCTTTTGCAGAAGAAGAATTCCAGCAAGTGGTTAGGATCATGTTAAAGGTTTATCTTCCCAAATTCTATTAACTCAAGGCCAATAAGACATGTCTCCTTCAAAGTCCTTTCTTGTTCGGCTTTATTTTGCTTCATATGATGGTCTACTATTATTTTACTTGATGTCATGGCTGCTTACACCACATAATAGGTAAAACTAAAATggacaagcaaaaaaaaaattaccggCTTTTACTTGATGTCATGGCTGCTTATCACATGAATTGCAATTCCCACGGAAAAATACCAAAAACAAAGCATAGAGACATCGGAGAAGCATCAAATACGTGCTACTTTGAACCAAAACCCCAGGAAAAACAAAACAGCATATTTAGTCATTAATCATTGCAAAATTAACTTGGCAATCAAAAACTTAAATAATCAAGAACTTCTTGCACTAATGTGGGATTACATTTCATCCGAGTAGGGAGTCGGCCACATCTTTCTAGCACTGCTTTCTTACTATATGGGATCTTATATTTGTTGGAACCTTTTGCCTTCATGATTTCTATCATGCATGTTTGAAGTGTTAAGAATATTTTATCAGATTCCACAGTGGAGAAAGCTTCAAATGACTTCACAATAGCATTAACAAGTTCATCAACTGTTGTAGGTGCTTCCTTGTGTTGTAATGACTGAATTGCACGAAAGAACCCAAGATCTAAGACATTTAAATCCGGAGAATTTGCTGGTTGATACATCAAACGAATATCAAACCCATCTTCTGTAGCTGCTCGACAAAAATCAGCATCATCAATGCCAATGTgagttcttgcattttcttgttGAATAAATATTGGCTGCCTTAGATAATTTCTTGGCCACTTTGCTTTGATGGCAGGTAACACCTTTTCAATTAGAAACGATTTTATAACTTCTTTATTTATCAAAGTTATTGGTTTTGTTTCTAATGTACCTGCAGATCTATTAACACTAGTTCTTTTTGCTGGCTCTTGAGTGACGTATGGGAAGATACCAATTTTTCCAGAGAAGATTTCAGTCCTTTGTGTATCAAATCTTGGACGACTTATAGCAGCTAAGAACATGACTTTTGGAATGAAATTTTTACTTTGACAAGTGCGTAATGGCTCTTCCTCATCTGGTAGCAAGTAATAGTTTTCAGACTTCTTTGACATGTAGAACCATTTTTCATCGATATGAATAATGTTATGCATACCTATGAAAGTTGGATCATGTGGTATGCTGCAACTTTCCAGCATAGACAAACAAAATTGCAGTCGatatcttttattttcttccttCAAATATGGTTTTATGCCATTTGAGTGACGCCGTATAACTCCAATCTTTAGAAGTCTAAACAATGAGGTCTGATTTGTGTCTAAAGCGAAGCTAAAGATCGAATAGATGTCCTCTTTGATAAGGGGGTCTCACGAAATCGAACCATGTCAATCTGAACTCTTTTTTGTCTTCCTATGACACACATCACCACTGTCCTTTGCTCGTTTCCAAATACGTTGAATAGTTCTCAGTGAAACTGAATAAGATGATGCCAATGTCAAGAGAGTACCTTTTTTGACTTTTCCAGTAACACTTTGTTTCAACAAAGCACAATGTATTTTTTGCGTTCTTCATTGGTCAAAGTTTTAAGTTTCCTTGTGCGACCACCACTTTGTGCTTCTACCACTTCTAAATTTGGATTGTCATCACTAACGTTGTTATCTGGTtaagaataaaacaaaaataagaagttaCTGGTACATATAGGTAAATAGGAGTCAATAATATGGAAAGAAATTGTAATACCAGCATTCAAATTTGGTTCCGCCAATTCTATCACTTCGAGATTTGCTTCTGTTTCATCTTTTGCACACGGCTCTTTGTTCAAGTAAAAAAGGAATTGACTTGAGGATATCTCAGTTGTTGGAGGACTTTGATTAAGGTTGAAGTCAAGAACAAAACCTTCTTCAATAATGCAATTAAGATCTGGCAATTGATATTGCAATTCCTCTGTAGCAGCTTCTTGAGCCTCTTCACTATGAATGTTAGAATCTGTCCATGAATTATTTAAATCGATTTCAAGTACAGGCATCTGATATCTTTGCCTTGAACCCATGGATAAAGTAAGTT
This genomic window from Coffea eugenioides isolate CCC68of unplaced genomic scaffold, Ceug_1.0 ScVebR1_194;HRSCAF=787, whole genome shotgun sequence contains:
- the LOC113756077 gene encoding uncharacterized protein LOC113756077, encoding MHNIIHIDEKWFYMSKKSENYYLLPDEEEPLRTCQSKNFIPKVMFLAAISRPRFDTQRTEIFSGKIGIFPYVTQEPAKRTSVNRSAGTLETKPITLINKEVIKSFLIEKVLPAIKAKWPRNYLRQPIFIQQENARTHIGIDDADFCRAATEDGFDIRLMYQPANSPDLNVLDLGFFRAIQSLQHKEAPTTVDELVNAIVKSFEAFSTVESDKIFLTLQTCMIEIMKAKGSNKYKIPYSKKAVLERCGRLPTRMKCNPTLVQEVLDYLSF